From one Acidobacteriota bacterium genomic stretch:
- a CDS encoding DUF4136 domain-containing protein — translation MRMPLGALVLAAAAAAQVAGAASSITVDSKADPGADFSRYKTYSWTEMKEIRSEAVKKRIMSAVDAQLKRKGFARKDDGAADLRVVVHPSLSKEYPAHSYDPGWEYGWGTWAPPFGDIGTGSSLGESIPIGTVMVDLVDASTKKLVWRGAARSPLDSEASAEQKQELVDEAMQKLFKKFPPKKK, via the coding sequence ATGAGGATGCCGCTCGGCGCGCTCGTACTCGCCGCAGCGGCGGCGGCCCAGGTGGCCGGCGCCGCCTCTTCCATCACCGTCGACTCGAAGGCCGACCCGGGCGCGGACTTCTCCCGCTACAAGACCTATTCGTGGACCGAAATGAAGGAAATCCGCAGCGAGGCCGTCAAGAAACGGATCATGTCCGCGGTCGACGCGCAGCTCAAGCGCAAGGGCTTCGCGCGCAAGGACGACGGCGCCGCCGACCTCAGGGTGGTGGTGCACCCCAGCCTTTCGAAGGAATACCCGGCCCATTCGTACGACCCCGGGTGGGAATACGGGTGGGGAACCTGGGCCCCCCCGTTCGGGGACATCGGCACCGGCTCGAGCCTGGGAGAGTCCATCCCGATCGGCACGGTAATGGTCGACCTCGTCGACGCCTCGACGAAGAAGCTGGTCTGGCGCGGCGCCGCGCGGAGTCCGCTCGACTCCGAGGCCTCGGCCGAGCAGAAGCAGGAGCTGGTCGACGAGGCGATGCAGAAGCTGTTCAAGAAGTTCCCGCCGAAGAAGAAATAG